One window of Nymphaea colorata isolate Beijing-Zhang1983 chromosome 1, ASM883128v2, whole genome shotgun sequence genomic DNA carries:
- the LOC116246287 gene encoding NAD(P)H-quinone oxidoreductase subunit O, chloroplastic, whose amino-acid sequence MATFTPSSSVVLPPMLSSRVPHLRYCPSPLVKVSKMPPVMATSSTSAKPGDEKLAENKGAEVPAAPKPPKRPVYSMKKGQIVRVDKEKYLDSINYLSVGHPPYYKGLDYIYEDRGEVLDIRIFETGEHALVAWVGIPTAPAWLPTDMLVKTDKLDYERI is encoded by the exons atGGCTACCTTCACCCCTTCCTCCTCCGTTGTGCTGCCTCCCATGCTGTCTTCCAGGGTTCCCCATTTAAGATATTGTCCTTCTCCCCTcgtaaaagtttcaaaaatgcctCCAGTCATGGCGACGAGCTCCACCTCTGCTAAGCCGGGAGACGAGAAGCTGGCTGAGAACAAGGGTGCTGAAGTCCCCGCCGCTCCAAAGCCACCAAAAAGGCCAGTTTACTCGA TGAAGAAAGGCCAAATTGTGAGGGTGGATAAAGAAAAGTATCTCGACAGTATCAAT TATCTATCGGTTGGGCATCCACCTTACTATAAAGGCTTGGACTACATCTATGAAGACCGTGGTGAG GTCCTGGATATTCGCATTTTTGAGACTGGAGAGCATGCACTG GTTGCCTGGGTAGGGATACCAACTGCTCCTGCATGGCTTCCAACTGACATGCTCGTCAAG ACTGATAAGCTTGATTATGAGCGAATATGA
- the LOC116259795 gene encoding GDP-mannose transporter GONST1-like isoform X1 has translation MGSRTMPLGRTLDLPDSIGERDNVNKNYEVSAHDEKVSLIDHEQTGALGQILSPASGTRKATNRSLSGMKSFCSDDVDLEDGKLVKDRERTAHLHVLGKVHNQALLSGIAYCISSCSMILVNKFVLSSYDFSGGIFLMVYQNLVSVIIVSFLSFSGIILTEPLTWRLIKVWLPVNVIFVGMLITSIFSLKYINVAMVTILKNVTNVITAVGEMYLFNKHHDNKVWVALFFMIISAISGGITDLTFHAVGYSWQFLNCLLTASYSLTLRRIMDTAKQVSKSGNLNEFSMVLLNNVLSLPLGLMLLVAFNEVDYLSKTPLLRMPVFWLVLTASGLLGLAISFTSMWFLHQTGATTYSLVGSLNKIPLSIAGILLFNVPTTPENFSSILFGLLAGVFFAKAKMMERT, from the exons ATGGGATCGAG AACTATGCCTTTGGGACGTACCCTTGACTTGCCGGATTCAATTGGTGAGAGGGATAATGTAAACAAGAACTATGAAGTTTCAGCACATGATGAAAAGGTTAGCCTGATTGATCATGAGCAAACTGGAGCCTTGGGCCAAATTCTAAGTCCAGCAAGTGGTACAAGAAAAGCTACAAACAG gTCACTTTCGGGGATGAAATCATTCTGCAGTGATGATGTTGATTTAGAAGATGGTAAACTGgtgaaagacagagagagaactGCACATTTACATGTCCTTGGCAAAGTTCATAACCAGGCTTTATTGTCTGGGATAGCATATTGCATTTCTTCATGCAGCATGATACTAGTCAATAAGTTTGTGCTGTCAAGCTATGATTTCAGTGGTGGAatatttttaatggtttatcaG AACCTCGTATCTGTGattattgtttctttcttgagCTTTTCTGGCATAATCTTGACAGAGCCCCTAACTTGGAGATTGATTAAGGTCTGGTTGCCTGTGAACGTTATATTTGTTGGGATGCTTATTACAAGCATTTTCAG TCTTAAGTACATTAATGTTGCGATGGTTACAATCCTGAAGAATGTCACTAATGTGATAACTGCTGTTGGTGAAATGTATCTTTTCAACAAGCATCATGACAATAAAGTCTGGGTAGCTTTGTTCTTCATG ATTATTTCAGCAATATCTGGAGGGATCACAGATCTTACTTTTCATGCTGTAGGATATTCATGGCAGTTTCTAAACTGTCTTCTTACAGCTTCATATTCG TTAACATTGAGGAGAATCATGGATACAGCAAAGCAAGTCAGTAAATCTGGTAATTTAAATGAGTTCTCAATGGTGCTACTGAACAATGTCCTCTCACTGCCTCTAGGACTGATGCTTCTTGTTGCATTCAATGAGGTGGACTACCTTTCTAAGAC GCCACTTCTACGGATGCCTGTATTCTGGTTGGTTTTGACAGCAAGCGGATTGTTAGGCCTTGCCATTAGTTTTACTTCAATGTGGTTTCTGCATCAAACTGGTGCTACAACATACAG TCTGGTGGGTTCTCTTAACAAGATTCCCCTTTCCATAGCTGggattcttcttttcaatgttCCAACAACCCCTGAAAACTTCTCAAGTATTCTTTTTG GCCTTCTTGCTGGAGTATTTTTTGCGAAAGCAAAGATGATGGAAAGGACTTAA
- the LOC116259795 gene encoding GDP-mannose transporter GONST1-like isoform X2 yields MGSRSLSGMKSFCSDDVDLEDGKLVKDRERTAHLHVLGKVHNQALLSGIAYCISSCSMILVNKFVLSSYDFSGGIFLMVYQNLVSVIIVSFLSFSGIILTEPLTWRLIKVWLPVNVIFVGMLITSIFSLKYINVAMVTILKNVTNVITAVGEMYLFNKHHDNKVWVALFFMIISAISGGITDLTFHAVGYSWQFLNCLLTASYSLTLRRIMDTAKQVSKSGNLNEFSMVLLNNVLSLPLGLMLLVAFNEVDYLSKTPLLRMPVFWLVLTASGLLGLAISFTSMWFLHQTGATTYSLVGSLNKIPLSIAGILLFNVPTTPENFSSILFGLLAGVFFAKAKMMERT; encoded by the exons ATGGGATCGAG gTCACTTTCGGGGATGAAATCATTCTGCAGTGATGATGTTGATTTAGAAGATGGTAAACTGgtgaaagacagagagagaactGCACATTTACATGTCCTTGGCAAAGTTCATAACCAGGCTTTATTGTCTGGGATAGCATATTGCATTTCTTCATGCAGCATGATACTAGTCAATAAGTTTGTGCTGTCAAGCTATGATTTCAGTGGTGGAatatttttaatggtttatcaG AACCTCGTATCTGTGattattgtttctttcttgagCTTTTCTGGCATAATCTTGACAGAGCCCCTAACTTGGAGATTGATTAAGGTCTGGTTGCCTGTGAACGTTATATTTGTTGGGATGCTTATTACAAGCATTTTCAG TCTTAAGTACATTAATGTTGCGATGGTTACAATCCTGAAGAATGTCACTAATGTGATAACTGCTGTTGGTGAAATGTATCTTTTCAACAAGCATCATGACAATAAAGTCTGGGTAGCTTTGTTCTTCATG ATTATTTCAGCAATATCTGGAGGGATCACAGATCTTACTTTTCATGCTGTAGGATATTCATGGCAGTTTCTAAACTGTCTTCTTACAGCTTCATATTCG TTAACATTGAGGAGAATCATGGATACAGCAAAGCAAGTCAGTAAATCTGGTAATTTAAATGAGTTCTCAATGGTGCTACTGAACAATGTCCTCTCACTGCCTCTAGGACTGATGCTTCTTGTTGCATTCAATGAGGTGGACTACCTTTCTAAGAC GCCACTTCTACGGATGCCTGTATTCTGGTTGGTTTTGACAGCAAGCGGATTGTTAGGCCTTGCCATTAGTTTTACTTCAATGTGGTTTCTGCATCAAACTGGTGCTACAACATACAG TCTGGTGGGTTCTCTTAACAAGATTCCCCTTTCCATAGCTGggattcttcttttcaatgttCCAACAACCCCTGAAAACTTCTCAAGTATTCTTTTTG GCCTTCTTGCTGGAGTATTTTTTGCGAAAGCAAAGATGATGGAAAGGACTTAA